GTCTACATGAAAAAGGTTGTgttttgagttaaaaaaaaaaaaatatcctgtTCACACATGCAGAGTTCTTTTACATCTACGCCCacatgaaaacagacagacagacagacagacgacacAGAGAGCCACCAGTAAATGTTgtccacacatgcacatataaaGGTAACTGTAAAGCCTTGTTGGCCAATCAGAAGACGGGTGTTCTGGTAGGCAAACAAACCAGTTTTATAATAAGTTAGTTTGGCTTTAACTCGCCTCATGTCAATGACACAACATTGCACGTCTAACAGAGGAGACACTGGTGCAAAGTGGAATATTCCAAGCCACAAATCCCAgttttctctgtctgtgcatATACATGATGAATGGAGATtgtgaaaatgtacattttcaaatACCTACTTCACAAATTGCGTGTGTAAATGGTCACCACCAACATTAGGACTGGATCTAATAAGTTTCTCAATCATTTCAGTTTTGGTACTTTTAATGCTTGTTTTCCACAAAGGGGTCAGGCTTCCCATGCATATTGCAGTGCATATATTAATCTTTAACGTCTGCAAAGCACCCGTGCATACAGATTCCACATTATTCAgctattttttttctgaaagcATATATCTAACCCTTTTCTGTCTTGGTCTGTAGTGAAGGCTGGAGGTAAACGTGTGGCCAAGAAGACCTTGGAAGACACTGCCACCCATGGGACTCCAGAGAAGGAGACAAAGAGGTCTGATAAGTTAGGGTAGGTCGGCCTAAGTCTGTATGTGCAGCACTTTAATAAATGGAACAGTTGATTCCAAGGCTGTATGAATGGATGttgttttaaacttaaaaatgttAGGATGCCCATAGCAGCAGTTTTGATGTGCAGATTACTGAAAGACCTTTGTATTTGCAGCAGCAGATCCCTTGGCACTTTCAACAGGATGCAGCAAGCTGGCCTACTTCTGTCAGGAACTCTTGACAaggtaaatgtttaaaaaaataactaaaaaggCAGTTTTGTAGGTGGCATATTGTCTTAACAGAGCCTATGGATAAATAAACTCTTTTCtggtgctttttgttttttttcagctgaGCCATGACTTTCCAGAGACGCCAGTGAGCGTGAGGCACAGCAAGCTTCGCCCTGCTGTGGAGAAGCCCCACCTCACCCGGACCTTCTTCATTCAGCAGCCGAGGAAGTATTGAACGGCCCAGAGACAAACCATGTGAAGTTAACTGTGAAAGACAAACATGAAGAGTTAACATTCAAGggtttgtgatgtgatgtgaagtgCTACAGAACAGAACGCTTTCATCAAGCCTGGTATTTactggtattaaaaaaaataaaagctttttcaGGCTGTGCTTGTAGGAATGCTATAAATAAATGCTGTAAATACTCCAGCTGATGGCAGATGGGTGGCATTTTGGGATCAGTATGTTGAAAGGGTGTCTAGGAACTGTAAGTGAGGCTTTTGGGactgtttctttttcctgtAAAATCTATCAATGAGCACTTAAAATTTATATCTCAGAATTGCATGACATCACTCTTTCAGACTTGTACATGTTTTCCAGTGAGCAGTAATGGTCCCTAGGTGGCAGCAAATATCCATTAATAAAGGGCGCAACGGAACAAAGAAAGGATCTTGGTTTACCTTTTTTGTAAAGCAAAGTTGTCGAACtataacaataaaaaccttatatttcctcatttctttgTTTGACTCAACATTATAACAAGTTTATAACCACTCACTATGTCATTGTGTTATGTTCAATATTTTCTTTACCATGTCACTAAAGGAAAATATCTTGGGTTTCACTTTTCATTCTAGTGGATCTTCTAGAGTTTTCTTTTGAGAAATACAGAACTTGTGTGTTTGAGGATGAATTGCTCTCCATATGTCACAGAtcaaacaatataaaacattttcaactgtgtgcttttaaaaggtttaattcagtgtttttaccCTGGCATGTTTTGTGTCATTGTAGCTGTGGTGAGATCGCCTCTGTGGAAGAGAAAATGCTCAAGCATGTTGCAGATTTATTTTGCTATATATAATTTTCTGCTATGATTCATAGACACAGGCCTGGGGTGCATTTCACATGAGGTggcaaagacaaataaagaagaGTAATGGCAAGTTGGATTATAAACATTTTCCCGGTTCCCACTTTACATTCCTCAGTGTGCTTACATTACAGGTTTTACACTCCTGTGTCTGTCATGTAATGTTAGTGCTCAGGAATAAACCTCACTAGGTGGCAAGACGCACTGTTAAAAACAACCCCAACATATTTTCCAAGTATCTTTTGAAGTGAAACCGTGTAGATCAgcgtgtgtttaaatgcatttcaGGACAATTCGTTAAAATAATAGCTATTATATTTCAAAATGGTTGAGCATTAAAAttcttgtgtgtttctgttcctgTCGGTGTGTGGTATCTGCAGCAGTGACAAGTCTTTCCGCTTGCATCAAAAAGTTCACAAAACAATATCTGCGAATCGTGCTATTGCCACTGAAATACATGAATGATCGCCTTGTAAACACAATGTGTTGACCCCAAATTCCCTGTGATGCTCATGCTGTTCACACATGCCTTTGATACCATCTGTGTGTGAAGTTCACAGACTTCTCTGGCTCTGTTTGAGGAGTGGAGCAGTTGGTGGTCTCGTGACTTGCAGACATGGTTTATTTCACTGCCAGTGTCTTGCCCATTCCCCTGCCATCTGAGGGGCCTTCGCTGACCCCGCGACGCCCACCACactgctgaaaaaaacactcaacacgTCATAACGCTGCCTGTCTCACACTGATGTCTGGATGACTGACAAGAAGTGGTCAGTGGACAGTGTATGATATTACACTCATGTGCAACATTACCCTTCAACAgtgctgaaacaaagtgcaCTTAATACTGTGACCTCATGAGGTCGCCACAGACGAAGCTGTGCAGTAAGCTTCACTGGTCACATCAGGGTGAGTCCAGATGCAGTactatataatatacaatataaatggCTTAGTTACAAGAGTGTAAAAAATAAGATGacatgtatatttacatatagaGGATTCACTAGCAAGATATATTTAGACAAAAACCTGTTCTTTGAAAAACAATGATCCCTTCAAGACATGAGACATGAATGCAAAGCAGCATTTTAACTCTGCAGCTGGTCCAGGTGGtgcagcatttgtttttttataataccCTCAGAGATTTTAAGGAGGCAATGCATCACATTTTATGAGCAGCTTTGTGTTTTGCATGTAAGATGGTTATGTGCCATCTAAGTACCAAATAACTCATTTTGTAACATGAATTATATTTTTGATGTGAAGTGAAGGTGTAATTTAAAAtcaatctctctttttttatattattattaaaatgacagaaagaggtaaataaaaaaaagcccttgAGCAATGCCTTCGAGTCACATAATTTTGAATGAATCCGAGGCcaaatgaaaccagaaaatgtttatGAAAATTATTTATCTAAGTACCTTTAACAATTATGAACCTAATGGATTAAATGATAATTGTTTCATTGCAGAATCAACTTATCAGCTTGGCTCTAATTGTGAAAAGATTAGTCGTAAAGTGGAAACACCGGCTACACCGGTAAATAAACCTCTGAGATCAGGAAGCTTGCTTTGCTGATACATAAAAAGGCAGGGATTTTATTACAAGTCAACTTAAATCCACACGTAAAAATTCACAATAATCAGACAGTAAGTTAATTTCCTGCCATGTGTTAATAATGTGTGCATCCATGATCTCATGGTGGAACAgttaacagtgtgtgtttaacatCCTCACAGTGTTTTATATTGTAACAATGTCACACCACGCAATTTTTACACCTCAGTATCTATACTTACTCTCTGTATGGGTGTAAATCTAGTGCTACCACACCTTTCTTTTACTTTCTATAGTGAAAAgtgttcacttttatttttcttagtttctattttttttttttaatacatttattgttATGGGCCACATGGGTGgcatagtggtta
This genomic interval from Solea solea chromosome 2, fSolSol10.1, whole genome shotgun sequence contains the following:
- the dap1b gene encoding death-associated protein-like 1 homolog isoform X2, with product MVQQSPKARVKESPLLKAGHPPAVKAGGKRVAKKTLEDTATHGTPEKETKRSDKLGRSLGTFNRMQQAGLLLSGTLDKLSHDFPETPVSVRHSKLRPAVEKPHLTRTFFIQQPRKY
- the dap1b gene encoding death-associated protein-like 1 homolog isoform X1 produces the protein MVQQSPKARVKESPLLKAGHPPAVKAGGKRVAKKTLEDTATHGTPEKETKRSDKLGSRSLGTFNRMQQAGLLLSGTLDKLSHDFPETPVSVRHSKLRPAVEKPHLTRTFFIQQPRKY